In Solidesulfovibrio carbinoliphilus subsp. oakridgensis, the sequence ATACGGCCCCCTCCCCGGCCAGGGGCGCGCCGCAGGCGGCGCATCGCGCGCACCCGGGCAACATGCCGTGCAAAAACGCCATCCTGGCTCGAAAAAGCAGCGGGAAAAGCGGCGACGGCGTGGCCGGCTCGGTCTCCAGGGCGGCGAGCATGGCCCGAAGTAACGCGTAGGCTTCGGCCGTTCCTTGGGGCCCAAGCGGCACCGCCTCGAAAAATTTCAAGCAATTGACGGCCATGCCAAGCCGCGCCGGTTCCGTACGCAACACGCGCGGCGCGTCAAGAAGCTTGGCCTCGGTCAGGCAGTGGTACCCCCGATAGCCTGACCGCCGCACCTTGAACCGGACGTGGTTGAAGGCGTCGAGGCAGCCGAGGAACCGACGGCGGCTTTTCATGCCGCCAAAGGCAAAGGCCGTGTACAGGCCGCGCACCGGCGAAAAAAGGCGCACCCAGGCGTCTATTTCCCGAAACCGCCCCACCTTGAGCACGAGCGCCTTTTCGGAAAATTCCATGCCAGCCTCGAAACGTTCTCAGATGCCGGACCAACGGGAACCCACGCCAACCCTTCGCAAGCCCCGCCGCACGGGCGGCGGCTCCCAGGCGTGCCGCAGGCTCCGCCGCCGCTAGGGGAAGCGGATGGTCTTGACCGCGCCTTTTTCAGTGACCACGGGCGTTTCCTTGCCATCGTAGCGAAAAATCACACTGCTCGGATTGCCGAGCTTGATCTCGATTTTCTCGGAAAAGGGCACGGTCAGCCGCTGGCCCTTTTTCACGTAGATTTCCTTGGACGGGCCCTTGTCCGGGTTGACGATGACCCAGCTGCCGTCCTGGCCGTAGATTTCCACTTCCTTGGCTCCCGCACCC encodes:
- the recO gene encoding DNA repair protein RecO; the protein is MEFSEKALVLKVGRFREIDAWVRLFSPVRGLYTAFAFGGMKSRRRFLGCLDAFNHVRFKVRRSGYRGYHCLTEAKLLDAPRVLRTEPARLGMAVNCLKFFEAVPLGPQGTAEAYALLRAMLAALETEPATPSPLFPLLFRARMAFLHGMLPGCARCAACGAPLAGEGAVCHVEAGRIVCPDCRNGLDGGVRQPLGSGALALFDAAVAKDPGHWAACRPEPAAAREFSRTVDLLVRYHMGLAWEQGGFVRA